A region of the Muricauda sp. MAR_2010_75 genome:
TGGCATCATGCGCCACATTGGGCACAATAATTTTTCTATGGTTATGGGTTGAGGTATAAAAGGTTTCCATATATGTGAACATATTTTCTCCCCGTGCAAATCGATTTGAACCCAACAAAGTTGCCTGACAATCGGTGGTGTTCAGTGTACCCGTAGTGGATATATCATCACTGCCCAGTAAATAAATTGTATTTCTGGAGACCTGTTGCGCTGTTAAGGTAGCGGCATCAACACCATCCAAATACGATACTGCAAATTCATATCCATAGGGCCAATACGTATATCCGGCACAATCCATAGGCTCATAAAACGTTCCAGCACCTTCATCATAACGCTGTCCATCTGGATAATAGAAATATTGATTATTGGCTACTACATATTGAAAATTGAGAGCTGGGTGTGCGTCTTCAACCTGGTTTGCCAAGGCGTAGTGCTGCGTGTAGGCTGCCCCGGACGAATGACCGGCAATAAGAACGGTCTTCAGGTTTGGAAATTTGTCCAAATTGGAAAAGCGATTCACCAAGGTATCCAAAACCGTAAATGAACTAATGGAAGCATTGGCATTTCCTGCATTTGCACCTTCGCGCCATCTAGAATCGTTCCAGACCAAACCATCTGTCGGTGCTGTTGAATCATCTTGGTAATGGGGTGCAATTACCAAGGTGGTTGATTCCATATCCACACTCTCCAATGCATTGAGCATATATCCATAGTATTCATCGGCATTGCGTTCCGCGCCATGTACCACAACCACTACCTTGTCGATAAAATCCCAAACAAATTCAGGGTCGTCCACAAAATCATGGTTGGCGTAAACCTCAAAGGATAAGGGTTGATCAGCATTATCCATAAAACTCAACTGTTGGATGCAATCCTCCGATGCGGACAAGCAGGGTGTCTTAACATTTCCAGCTGCCGTGGTAAAGGTATAGGCAACACCCGTGGTCAGTACTTTTCCCTCCAAACCTATATTTCCTGAGTCCAAACCAATGGTATATTCCGTTGCTAAGGCCATATCCTCAACATTGATCAAGACTTTGGTGGATTGATTTAGATACTCCACGGTGTAGGGGATATTTTCGGCCCCGGCCATCAAGAAAAATGCACTTTCAAACTTATTGGGGTCCACAATGGCCGAAAATACAATCTCAAAGGTACTGCTCAAGGGAACATTCTGCATATTGTTCTCAAGGGGAGCATCATTCAACTTTACCGAAATCACCTTCAAGGAACCAGAGACAGCGTCGTCTTCGTTACATCCCGTAAAATATAGGACCAAACTGCTCAAAAACAACAGTTGAATACTTTTTATCAATTTCTTTCTATTCATTTTTAGAAAATAAGCTGTTAAATATCATTAATTACAGGCCGGGTACACACATGCTGATTCTTGTGTTGTGGTGGACCCAACAGCACAATCCAGGCCTCCAACGGTCCAAATTCCACCATCTTGATAAGCCCAAGAGCCTGAATATTCCCAACTCACCCCAGTACCATCCACATTGGCATCACCATAGGTTTCCACTACGGTGGTTCCATTGAAAAGCTCAATGGCATCATCACCATTCTGATTCATGGATTCGGTTTCTATGATGTGTTCAAAAGAATCTATACAACCTCCAAAATAGGCCGCGATGGTCGCTTGTTCACGAGCCAGCAGGATGTCATCCCCTTCTTCAACGGAAATGGCCGGTAAAACAAATTCCACTCCATCGGTACCTCCACCATTGTTGGCAACACCAATGCCGTAAATGCTCAAATCTGGGATATTTTTATTGGCCTTTAGATGAACAGCTTTGCCTCCATTGGTTCCACTACCATCCCACAATAGGGCCAATACCCCTTTTAAGCTAAGTGCCTCGGAACAGATAGGATACGGACAGCCCAAAGTATCCACCGTAGTGGAGCCTACGGAACAATCTACTCCACCTGTGGTCCAAAAGCCATCAAACTTGTAAGCCCAAGAACCCGAATATTCCCAAGATTCGCCAGTGCCATCTACATTAATATCACCATAGGTTTCTATTACAACATCACCTTGGTAAAGTTCAATGGCATCATCGCCATTTTGGTTGATGG
Encoded here:
- a CDS encoding Ig-like domain-containing protein, giving the protein MNRKKLIKSIQLLFLSSLVLYFTGCNEDDAVSGSLKVISVKLNDAPLENNMQNVPLSSTFEIVFSAIVDPNKFESAFFLMAGAENIPYTVEYLNQSTKVLINVEDMALATEYTIGLDSGNIGLEGKVLTTGVAYTFTTAAGNVKTPCLSASEDCIQQLSFMDNADQPLSFEVYANHDFVDDPEFVWDFIDKVVVVVHGAERNADEYYGYMLNALESVDMESTTLVIAPHYQDDSTAPTDGLVWNDSRWREGANAGNANASISSFTVLDTLVNRFSNLDKFPNLKTVLIAGHSSGAAYTQHYALANQVEDAHPALNFQYVVANNQYFYYPDGQRYDEGAGTFYEPMDCAGYTYWPYGYEFAVSYLDGVDAATLTAQQVSRNTIYLLGSDDISTTGTLNTTDCQATLLGSNRFARGENMFTYMETFYTSTHNHRKIIVPNVAHDANGMFNSSEFKQYVMEFE